The following are encoded in a window of Paenibacillus polymyxa genomic DNA:
- the aiiA gene encoding quorum-quenching N-acyl homoserine lactonase AiiA, translating into MNIKKLYFLPVGECFLDQSAVNRTLAPGKLVGMPVWSFLLETTSGPILIDTGMPDAFINNPDYYKGTRREGRVVPNMSDGDSIVNVLKRVGYRPDDIQMVISSHLHLDHSGGNGHFRNTPILIQRAEYDAAINNEDYSPLECRLPDLQYQIIEGDHELIPGVQTLFTPGHSPGHQSVLVTTEKSGPVLLTIDVAYTRENFENSVPFLTFDQEMAAKSITRMQELIQDVRPSYVFLGHDRDQAQKCRTFPDFL; encoded by the coding sequence ATCGAACCCTTGCCCCCGGGAAATTAGTCGGAATGCCTGTGTGGTCTTTTCTATTGGAAACGACCAGCGGGCCGATACTCATCGATACGGGAATGCCCGACGCTTTTATCAACAATCCCGATTACTACAAGGGGACTAGACGTGAAGGGCGCGTCGTCCCCAACATGTCTGACGGCGACTCGATCGTAAATGTGTTAAAGCGTGTAGGTTATCGACCTGACGATATTCAAATGGTCATTAGCTCCCATTTACACTTGGATCATTCTGGGGGAAACGGGCATTTCCGCAATACGCCGATCCTTATTCAAAGGGCAGAGTATGATGCGGCCATAAACAATGAGGATTACTCTCCATTAGAGTGCAGGCTGCCCGATTTACAATATCAAATCATTGAGGGTGACCATGAATTGATTCCGGGGGTTCAAACTTTATTCACTCCGGGTCATTCCCCTGGCCATCAATCAGTCCTTGTCACAACGGAAAAGTCGGGTCCAGTGCTACTGACAATTGATGTTGCTTATACTCGGGAGAACTTCGAGAATAGCGTACCGTTCTTGACATTCGATCAAGAGATGGCTGCCAAATCGATTACTCGCATGCAGGAGTTAATTCAGGATGTTCGGCCGTCCTATGTTTTCTTGGGACACGATAGAGATCAGGCGCAAAAATGCCGCACCTTTCCTGACTTCCTGTAA